A part of Streptomyces sp. NBC_01210 genomic DNA contains:
- a CDS encoding aldehyde dehydrogenase family protein, whose protein sequence is MSDGRLSVFKTYKLYVGGKFPRSESGRVYEVTDSKGKWLANAPLSSRKDARDAVVAARKAFGGWSGATAYNRGQILYRIAEMLEGRREQFTAEVAAAEGLSKSKAAAVVDAAIDRWVWYAGWTDKIGQIVGGANPVAGPFFNLSTPEPTGVVTILAPQESSFLGLVSVVAPVIATGNTAIVVASEKAPLPALSLGEVLATSDLPGGVVNVLSGRTEEIATPLAAHQDVNAIDLTGAGEVLAKELEIAAADNLKRVLRPQPVDFSADPGTHRLTAFLETKTVWHPTGSLGASGSAY, encoded by the coding sequence ATGTCTGACGGGCGACTGAGCGTCTTCAAGACCTACAAGCTGTACGTCGGGGGCAAGTTCCCCCGGAGCGAGAGCGGCCGGGTGTACGAGGTGACGGACTCCAAGGGCAAGTGGCTGGCCAACGCGCCTCTCTCGTCCCGCAAGGACGCGCGTGACGCGGTCGTCGCGGCCCGCAAGGCGTTCGGCGGCTGGTCGGGCGCGACCGCGTACAACCGGGGCCAGATCCTCTACCGCATCGCGGAGATGCTGGAGGGCCGGCGCGAGCAGTTCACCGCCGAGGTCGCGGCCGCCGAGGGCCTGTCCAAGTCCAAGGCCGCGGCCGTCGTCGACGCGGCGATCGACCGCTGGGTCTGGTACGCGGGCTGGACGGACAAGATCGGCCAGATCGTGGGCGGGGCGAACCCGGTCGCCGGCCCGTTCTTCAACCTCTCGACGCCGGAGCCGACGGGCGTCGTGACCATCCTCGCGCCGCAGGAGTCGTCCTTCCTGGGCCTGGTCTCGGTGGTCGCCCCGGTGATCGCGACGGGCAACACCGCGATCGTGGTGGCGAGCGAGAAGGCCCCGCTCCCCGCGCTCTCGCTCGGCGAGGTGCTGGCCACTTCGGACCTCCCGGGCGGCGTGGTCAACGTCCTCTCCGGGCGGACCGAGGAGATCGCGACCCCGCTCGCCGCGCACCAGGACGTCAACGCGATCGACCTGACCGGGGCCGGTGAAGTCCTCGCGAAGGAGCTGGAGATCGCGGCGGCGGACAACCTCAAGCGCGTTCTCCGTCCACAGCCTGTGGATTTCTCGGCCGATCCGGGCACGCACCGGCTGACGGCCTTCCTGGAGACGAAGACGGTCTGGCACCCGACGGGCTCGCTCGGCGCGTCCGGTTCGGCGTACTGA
- a CDS encoding aldehyde dehydrogenase family protein, producing the protein MTMDKQIFEYAPAPESRSIVDIAPSYGLFIDGEFTDAADGKVFKTVSPSTEEVLAEVARAGAEDVDRAVKAARKAFEKWSALPGSERSKYLFRIARIIQERSRELAVLETLDNGKPIKETRDADLPLVAAHFFYYAGWADKLGHAGYGANPQPLGVAGQVIPWNFPLLMLAWKIAPALAAGNTVVLKPAETTPLSALFFADICRQAGLPKGVVNILPGYGETGAALVAHPDVNKVAFTGSTAVGKAIARQIAGTDKKVTLELGGKGANIVFDDAPIDQAVEGIVGGIFFNQGQVCCAGSRLLVQESIQDELLDSLKRRLSTLRLGDPLDKNTDIGAINSAEQLARITALTEKGEAEGAERWSAPCELPSSGYWFAPTLFTGVTQAHTIARDEIFGPVLSVLSFRTPDEAVAKANNSQYGLSAGIWTEKGSRILAVASKLRAGVVWANTFNKFDPTSPFGGYKESGFGREGGRHGLEAYLDV; encoded by the coding sequence ATGACCATGGACAAGCAGATTTTTGAGTACGCCCCCGCGCCCGAGTCGCGGTCGATCGTCGACATCGCACCGTCGTACGGCCTCTTCATCGACGGCGAGTTCACCGACGCCGCGGACGGCAAGGTCTTCAAGACCGTCTCGCCGAGCACCGAGGAGGTGCTCGCCGAGGTCGCCCGGGCCGGCGCCGAGGACGTGGACCGCGCCGTGAAGGCGGCCCGCAAGGCGTTCGAGAAGTGGTCGGCGCTGCCCGGCTCGGAGCGGTCCAAGTACCTGTTCCGTATCGCGCGGATCATCCAGGAGCGCTCGCGCGAGCTGGCCGTCCTGGAGACGCTCGACAACGGCAAGCCGATCAAGGAGACCCGCGACGCGGACCTGCCGCTGGTCGCCGCGCACTTCTTCTACTACGCGGGCTGGGCGGACAAACTCGGCCACGCCGGCTACGGCGCGAACCCGCAGCCGCTCGGCGTCGCGGGCCAGGTCATCCCCTGGAACTTCCCGCTCCTCATGCTCGCGTGGAAGATCGCCCCGGCGCTCGCGGCGGGCAACACGGTCGTCCTGAAGCCCGCCGAGACGACCCCTCTCTCCGCCCTCTTCTTCGCGGACATCTGCCGCCAGGCGGGCCTGCCGAAGGGTGTCGTCAACATCCTTCCGGGTTACGGAGAGACGGGCGCCGCGCTCGTCGCGCACCCCGACGTCAACAAGGTCGCCTTCACCGGCTCGACCGCCGTCGGCAAGGCGATCGCCCGCCAGATCGCCGGCACCGACAAGAAGGTCACGCTGGAGCTGGGCGGCAAGGGCGCGAACATCGTCTTCGACGACGCCCCGATCGACCAGGCCGTCGAGGGCATCGTCGGCGGCATCTTCTTCAACCAGGGCCAGGTCTGCTGCGCGGGCTCGCGCCTGCTGGTCCAGGAGTCGATCCAGGACGAGCTGCTCGACTCCCTCAAGCGCCGACTGTCCACGCTGCGCCTCGGCGACCCGCTGGACAAGAACACCGACATCGGGGCGATCAACTCCGCGGAGCAGCTGGCCCGGATCACGGCGCTGACCGAGAAGGGCGAGGCGGAGGGCGCCGAGCGCTGGTCCGCGCCCTGCGAGCTGCCGAGCTCCGGCTACTGGTTCGCTCCGACGCTCTTCACCGGCGTCACACAGGCGCACACGATCGCGCGCGACGAGATCTTCGGCCCGGTGCTGTCCGTGCTGTCGTTCCGTACGCCGGACGAGGCGGTCGCCAAGGCCAACAACAGCCAGTACGGCCTGTCGGCCGGCATCTGGACGGAGAAGGGCTCCCGCATCCTGGCGGTGGCGAGCAAGCTCCGCGCGGGTGTGGTGTGGGCCAACACCTTCAACAAGTTCGACCCGACCTCGCCGTTCGGCGGTTACAAGGAGTCGGGCTTCGGCCGCGAGGGCGGCCGTCACGGTCTGGAGGCCTACCTCGATGTCTGA
- the deoC gene encoding deoxyribose-phosphate aldolase, whose amino-acid sequence MPTTPPAFADVTASDSTLRRFLHGLPGVDAVGLEARAAGLGTRSIKATAKAFAIDLAISMIDLTTLEGADTPGKVRSLAAKAVHPDPTDRTTPTTAAVCVYPDMAAIAKEALRGSGVKVASVATAFPAGRAALDVKLADTRDAVAAGADEIDMVIDRGAFLSGRYLKVYEEILAVKEAAGAARLKVIFETGELSTYDNIRRASWLGMIAGADFIKTSTGKVAVNATPANTLLMLEAVRDFREQTGVQVGVKPAGGIRTSKDAIKFLVLVNETAGADWLDNHWFRFGASSLLNDLLMQRQKLATGRYSGPDYVTVD is encoded by the coding sequence ATGCCCACCACCCCACCCGCATTCGCTGACGTGACCGCGTCCGACAGCACACTGCGCCGCTTCCTCCATGGCCTGCCCGGCGTCGACGCCGTCGGCCTGGAGGCCCGCGCCGCAGGGCTCGGCACGCGTTCGATCAAGGCCACGGCCAAGGCGTTCGCCATTGACCTGGCCATCTCGATGATCGACCTGACGACGCTCGAGGGTGCGGACACCCCGGGCAAGGTCCGGTCGCTCGCCGCCAAGGCCGTCCATCCCGACCCCACCGACCGTACGACCCCGACGACCGCCGCGGTCTGCGTCTATCCCGATATGGCAGCCATCGCCAAGGAGGCCCTGCGGGGCTCCGGCGTCAAGGTCGCCTCCGTCGCCACCGCCTTCCCGGCCGGCCGCGCCGCGCTCGACGTGAAGCTCGCGGACACCCGTGACGCCGTCGCCGCCGGAGCCGACGAGATCGACATGGTGATCGACCGGGGAGCCTTCCTCTCCGGCCGCTATCTGAAGGTCTACGAGGAGATCCTCGCCGTGAAGGAGGCCGCGGGCGCCGCCCGGCTGAAGGTCATCTTCGAGACCGGCGAGCTCTCCACGTACGACAACATCCGCCGCGCCTCCTGGCTCGGCATGATCGCCGGCGCGGACTTCATCAAGACCTCGACCGGCAAGGTGGCGGTGAACGCCACCCCGGCGAACACCCTGCTGATGCTGGAGGCCGTGCGCGACTTCCGGGAGCAGACTGGGGTACAGGTCGGCGTGAAGCCTGCGGGCGGCATCCGTACCAGCAAGGACGCGATCAAGTTCCTGGTGCTGGTCAACGAGACCGCCGGTGCGGACTGGCTGGACAACCACTGGTTCCGCTTCGGCGCCTCGAGCCTGCTCAACGACCTGCTGATGCAGCGTCAGAAGCTGGCCACCGGCCGCTACTCCGGCCCCGACTACGTGACGGTGGACTGA
- a CDS encoding PH domain-containing protein has protein sequence MSSPQQPAEPTYADRVFRSPAGMGGGVLLLALIAWITVDALIRGEGRTPWLALAGALLAVPLIVAFTLRPAVFVNEDRVRIRNPFRTITLPWAAVADVRAGYSSEIFTQEGTKYQLWAIPVSLRQRKRVSRRQMQNAHDDPHGRTSVSADVNDSQARLAPADRTVADLRELAERNASRPGAQGEPQVRWAYEAVAPAVAGAVLLAVLLAIG, from the coding sequence ATGAGCAGCCCGCAGCAGCCCGCCGAGCCCACGTACGCCGACCGGGTCTTCCGGTCGCCCGCCGGTATGGGGGGCGGGGTGTTGCTGCTCGCGCTCATCGCCTGGATCACCGTGGACGCGCTCATCCGCGGCGAGGGCCGGACGCCGTGGCTCGCGCTCGCCGGTGCGCTGCTGGCGGTGCCGCTCATCGTCGCGTTTACGCTGCGGCCCGCGGTCTTCGTCAACGAGGACCGGGTGCGCATCAGGAATCCGTTCCGGACGATCACCCTGCCGTGGGCGGCCGTCGCCGATGTGCGCGCCGGGTACTCCAGCGAGATCTTCACGCAGGAGGGTACGAAGTACCAGCTCTGGGCCATCCCCGTCTCGCTGCGCCAGCGCAAGCGGGTCTCGCGCCGGCAGATGCAGAACGCCCACGACGATCCGCACGGCCGGACCTCCGTGTCGGCCGACGTCAACGACTCCCAGGCGCGGTTGGCTCCCGCCGACCGGACGGTCGCGGATCTGCGCGAGCTGGCCGAGCGCAATGCGTCGCGGCCGGGTGCGCAGGGCGAGCCGCAGGTCCGCTGGGCGTACGAGGCGGTGGCGCCGGCCGTGGCCGGGGCCGTGCTGCTCGCGGTGCTGCTGGCCATCGGCTGA
- a CDS encoding uridine kinase family protein gives MSSSPIPTRVVLLTGPSGSGKSSLAARTGLPVLRLDDFYKEGDDPTLPLVEGSTDIDWDSPLSWDADAAVAAIVELCGTGRTTVPVYDIATSSRIDRESLDIDRTPLFVAEGIFAADIVGRCQDLGVLADALCLRGRPSTTFRRRLARDLREGRKSVGFLLRRGWRLMRAERGIVARQTELGAHPCGKAEALGRLAAAAAGRRTPAARTLA, from the coding sequence GTGAGCTCTTCCCCCATCCCCACCCGTGTTGTGCTGCTTACGGGCCCCTCAGGTTCCGGAAAGTCCTCCCTCGCCGCCCGCACCGGCCTGCCGGTGCTGCGCCTGGACGACTTCTACAAAGAGGGCGACGACCCGACGTTGCCGCTGGTCGAGGGCAGTACGGACATCGACTGGGACTCACCGCTGTCGTGGGACGCGGACGCGGCGGTGGCGGCGATCGTGGAGCTGTGCGGTACGGGACGTACGACGGTCCCCGTGTACGACATCGCGACGAGCTCCCGCATCGACCGGGAGTCGCTCGACATCGACCGCACGCCGCTGTTCGTGGCGGAGGGCATTTTCGCGGCGGACATCGTCGGGCGGTGCCAGGACTTGGGCGTACTGGCGGACGCGCTGTGCCTGCGCGGCCGCCCGTCGACGACGTTCCGCCGCCGGCTGGCGCGGGATCTGCGCGAGGGCCGCAAGTCGGTGGGTTTCCTGCTGCGGCGGGGCTGGCGCCTGATGCGCGCGGAACGCGGCATCGTGGCGCGCCAGACGGAGTTGGGCGCGCACCCGTGCGGCAAGGCGGAGGCGCTGGGCCGCCTCGCGGCGGCCGCGGCGGGCCGCCGGACGCCTGCGGCGCGGACGTTGGCGTAG